In the Puntigrus tetrazona isolate hp1 chromosome 9, ASM1883169v1, whole genome shotgun sequence genome, one interval contains:
- the upp2 gene encoding uridine phosphorylase 2 gives MAPILLNSMGNEHSDYIQQVEYVKNPHLDSMEEDILYHFNLGTKTHDLPQMFGDVKFVCVGGSPNRMRSFAQFMHEQLELPGNMEDIRDICEGTDRYSMYKVGPVLSISHGMGVPSISIMLHELIKLLYHARCRDVIIFRIGTSGGVGLPAGTVVITDKAVDSFFRPQFEQVVLGKVIIRNTELDQDVAQELLQYSSELPDIPTVIGNTMCTHDFYEGQGRLDGALCSFSTEEKLEYLRNASEAGVRNIEMESTVFAAMCRVCNLKAAVVCVTLLNRFEGDQISTPHEVLLEYQQRPQCLVAHFIKKRLRLVS, from the exons ATGGCACCTATTTTACTGAACAGTATGGGAAATGAACACAGCGATTACATTCA ACAAGTGGAGTATGTGAAGAACCCTCATTTGGACAGCATGGAAGAGGACATTTTGTACCACTTCAACTTGGGCaccaagacccatgacctgcccCAGATGTTTGGGGATGTGAAG TTTGTTTGTGTTGGTGGAAGTCCCAATCGAATGAGATCTTTTGCCCAGTTCATGCATGAGCAGCTGGAGCTGCCCGGCAACATGGAAGACATCAGAGATATCTGTGAGGGAACGGACCGATATTCCATGTATAAAGTGGGACCGGTGCTGTCCATTAGC CATGGCATGGGTGTTCCTTCCATCTCCATCATGTTGCATGAGCTCATTAAATTGCTCTATCATGCTCGTTGTCGTGATGTCATCATCTTTCGCATCGGCACTTCAGGCGGAGTTG GTCTGCCTGCAGGCACTGTAGTGATCACAGATAAAGCTGTAGACTCATTCTTCAGGCCCCAGTTTGAGCAGGTGGTTTTGGGAAAGGTAATCATCAGAAACACAGAACTAGATCAAGATGTGGCCCAAGAGCTGCTGCAGTATTCCTCAGAGCTTCCAGATATCCCCACTGTTATTGGAAACACAATGTGCACACATGACTTCTATGAAG GTCAAGGGCGACTGGACGGGGCACTGTGCTCCTTTTCCACTGAAGAAAAATTGGAATATCTAAGAAACGCCAGCGAGGCAGGTGTCAGGAACATTGAGATGGAATCCACTGTCTTTGCTGCCATGTGTCGTGTCTGCAACCTTAAAG cTGCAGTGGTGTGTGTGACTCTGCTCAACCGGTTTGAGGGGGACCAAATTTCTACACCTCATGAGGTTCTCCTGGAATATCAGCAGCGACCACAGTGCCTTGTGGCTCATTTCATTAAGAAACGCCTCAGACTTGTGTCATAA
- the actr5 gene encoding actin-related protein 5: MSNKRSVYTFDDYKCSPDPVFTVERECLEPCPAPIVVDNGSFQCRAGWACGVSQLDQPRLVFRSVAARSRGAARNGAHVGNDIPNLEPLRWTFKSAFDRNLVVNFDIQELIFDYVFMHLGINTQGHVDHPVVITEPPCNPLHCRQMMSELLFECYGVPRVAYGVDSLYSFYYNNLSDGADLASTGLVVSSGYHCSHVLPIINGRLDASNCKRVNLGGGQAAAYLQRLLQLKYPANQTAITLSRMEELLHQHSYVAQDYQHELEKWRSPNFYEREVHRVQLPFSGRAAGVCVSLEERNERKAQQLRRLQEINTRRREEKLQEDQKRLEMLLSVQELLEDGSLELFHRSLVELNMDSAEELQSYIHKLSMSVEQNRLMKTEPAEVDQPAEDGSEMVSDLNQENDEPEKTTSAIQPLFNKAEYHQLFMGTERLRVPEILFQPSLIGDEQMGLMETMQFVLEQYPPEQQEALVKNVFLTGGNLQYPGLKERVQRDLLAIRPFQSHFKVSLARRPALDAWFGACEWALKNPAEAQGWISRHDYEENGGEYLKEHCASNIFIPMKLNKPLAIKQTLMGKCLTDMSLPDTTSNDKDSDITLS, from the exons ATGAGTAATAAACGCAGTGTTTACACTTTCGATGATTACAAATGTTCACCCGATCCGGTATTCACAGTGGAGAGGGAATGCCTGGAGCCATGTCCGGCGCCGATAGTAGTAGATAACGGCTCGTTCCAATGTCGCGCGGGTTGGGCGTGTGGTGTTTCTCAGTTGGATCAGCCGCGGCTCGTGTTCAGGTCAGTAGCGGCGCGCAGCAGAGGAGCCGCTCGCAATGGCGCGCACGTGGGAAATGACATCCCCAACCTCGAGCCGCTGCGCTGGACTTTCAAGAGCGCGTTCGACCGCAACTTGGTGGTTAATTTTGACATACAGGAGCTCATCTTTGACTACGTTTTCATGCACCTCGGAATAAACACCCAG GGTCATGTGGATCATCCTGTGGTCATTACCGAGCCACCCTGTAACCCTCTTCACTGCAGACAGATGATGTCTGAGCTTCTCTTTGAGTGTTATGGAGTACCACGGGTGGCTTATGGTGTGGACAGTTTATACAGCTTCTATTATAACAATCTCAGTGATGGAGCAGATCTGGCCTCTACAGGACTTGTCGTGTCATCAGGGTATCACTGCTCCCATGTGCTGCCCATCATCAACGGCAG GCTGGATGCTTCAAATTGTAAGCGTGTGAATTTGGGTGGAGGTCAGGCTGCAGCATACCTTCAGAGACTGCTGCAGCTGAAATACCCAGCAAACCAGACTGCCATCACACTGAGCCGGATGGAGGAGCTGCTGCATCAGCACAGCTACGTTGCACAAGACTATCAGCATG AGCTGGAGAAGTGGCGAAGTCCGAACTTTTATGAGAGGGAAGTTCACCGTGTGCAGCTGCCATTTTCAGGGCGGGCAGCTGGCGTTTGTGTGAGCCTCGAGGAGAGGAATGAGAGGAAAGCGCAACAGCTCCGACGTCTACAGGAAATCAACACTCGCCGGAGAGAAGAGAAATTACAAGAAGACCAGAAACGACTGGAAATGCTTCTGTCTGTGCAG GAGCTGCTGGAGGATGGCTCTCTGGAACTATTTCACAGAAGTCTGGTGGAGCTCAACATGGACTCAGCGGAGGAGCTTCAATCTTACATCCATAAACTCAGCATGAGTGTGGAACAGAACAGACTCATGAAGACTGAG CCTGCAGAGGTGGATCAACCTGCAGAAGATGGGAGTGAAATGGTATCAGATTTAAATCAGGAAAATGATGAGCCAGAAAAAACTACCAGTGCTATTCAG CCATTGTTTAACAAGGCAGAGTATCATCAGCTGTTCATGGGCACAGAGCGTCTGCGTGTGCCAGAGATCTTATTCCAGCCATCTTTAATTGGAGACGAGCAGATGGGCCTGATGGAGACAATGCAGTTTGTTCTGGAACA gTACCCGCCTGAACAGCAGGAGGCACTTGTgaagaatgtgtttttaactgGAGGAAACCTGCAGTACCCGGGACTAAAAGAAAGAGTGCAGAGAGACCTGCTCGCAATCAGACCCTTCCAGTCACATTTTAAG GTGTCTCTGGCAAGACGGCCAGCTCTGGACGCTTGGTTTGGGGCATGTGAATGGGCGTTAAAGAACCCTGCTGAAGCTCAGGGCTGGATCAGCCGTCATGATTATGAGGAGAACGGAGGGGAATATCTTAAAGAGCACTGTGCCTCAAACATCTTCATACCTATGAAGCTCAATAAACCATTagccataaaacaaacactcaTGGGAAAATGCTTGACAGACATGAGCCTTCCTGACACCACCAGCAATGACAAGGACAGTGATATTACCCTGTCCtag